A window of Chthoniobacterales bacterium contains these coding sequences:
- a CDS encoding ATP-dependent helicase has translation MARQYTLQRPAFRSASGIDYEKELNPQQYAAVTAAPGPALVIAGAGSGKTRTLTYRVAYLLDNGVEASSILLLTFTNKAAREMVTRVSQLVPGDISQLWGGTFHSIGNRLLRRSAHLLGFRAGFSIMDRDDQEELLDATIASSGIDTKESRFPKAAVLGDILSYSLNTGTPIEDVVAERHPHFLELVPQMIGVASKYEARKKSANSMDFDDLLVKSLQVLRENPDLAEEYQKRFLYLLVDEYQDTNHLQADFIDLLAARHKSVMVVGDDAQSIYSWRGADFRNILEFPTRYPGAEVYKIAINYRSVPEVLEVANAVIAPNTRQFRKELTSARESHGVKPAIVPLEDNHQQASFVAQRILELREEGIDLNEIAVLYRAHYHSMEVQLEFTRRGIPFQITSGLRFFEQAHIKDVSAFLKFVVNPSDEISFKRMVKLLPGIGGRSADAMWTIVSSAEPESSFSAMLGKCSVPTKAKKSFEQLVFTIEEMAPARKIGTPANMLHTVLEAVYDEYLQSKFPNYEARREDINTLMNFSRQYEDPEEFLSQLALLSTADSDTGKKETDDDEMVTLSSIHQAKGLEYQAVFVIWMTDGMFPSSRALDNLENIEEERRLFYVAVTRAKDELYLTYPGMRLNAGYGEMWQRPSRFLGEIPEELLEPWEVGF, from the coding sequence ATGGCCCGGCAATACACTCTCCAACGTCCCGCATTTCGCAGTGCGTCGGGGATTGATTACGAGAAGGAGCTGAATCCGCAGCAATACGCCGCCGTCACCGCCGCGCCCGGCCCCGCGCTGGTGATCGCTGGCGCCGGCTCGGGCAAGACGCGCACGCTGACCTATCGCGTGGCCTACTTGCTCGATAATGGAGTCGAGGCGAGTTCCATTCTATTGCTGACTTTTACCAACAAAGCCGCGCGGGAAATGGTCACGCGCGTTTCGCAACTCGTCCCCGGCGACATCTCGCAGCTCTGGGGCGGCACGTTTCATTCCATCGGCAACCGGCTGCTGCGGCGCTCGGCGCATTTGCTCGGGTTTCGCGCGGGCTTCTCGATCATGGATCGCGACGATCAGGAGGAATTGTTAGATGCCACTATCGCCAGCTCCGGGATCGACACGAAAGAGTCGCGTTTCCCAAAAGCGGCGGTGCTGGGAGACATTCTTTCCTATTCGCTGAACACCGGAACTCCCATCGAAGACGTGGTCGCCGAGCGGCATCCGCATTTCCTCGAGCTCGTCCCACAAATGATCGGAGTCGCATCAAAATATGAGGCGCGAAAGAAGTCCGCCAACTCGATGGACTTCGATGATCTCCTCGTGAAATCGCTGCAAGTCCTCCGCGAAAATCCTGATCTGGCCGAGGAATATCAGAAGCGGTTTCTCTATTTGTTAGTCGATGAATATCAGGACACGAACCATCTCCAGGCCGACTTCATTGATTTGTTAGCAGCCCGCCACAAAAGCGTCATGGTCGTTGGCGACGATGCGCAATCGATCTACTCCTGGCGCGGAGCCGACTTCCGCAATATTCTGGAATTTCCCACGCGCTATCCCGGCGCGGAGGTTTACAAGATCGCGATCAACTACCGGTCTGTGCCCGAAGTGCTGGAAGTCGCCAACGCCGTGATCGCTCCTAACACGCGGCAGTTCCGTAAGGAACTAACATCGGCCCGCGAGTCGCATGGCGTGAAGCCGGCGATCGTTCCACTGGAGGACAACCACCAGCAGGCGTCGTTTGTCGCTCAGCGGATTCTGGAATTGCGCGAGGAAGGCATCGACCTCAACGAGATCGCCGTCCTCTACCGCGCGCACTATCATTCCATGGAAGTGCAACTCGAATTCACCCGACGCGGCATCCCGTTTCAGATCACGAGCGGACTGCGTTTCTTCGAGCAGGCGCACATCAAGGACGTGAGTGCGTTCCTAAAATTCGTCGTCAATCCGAGTGACGAAATCTCCTTCAAACGCATGGTCAAGCTTTTGCCCGGCATTGGCGGACGCAGCGCCGACGCAATGTGGACGATTGTTAGCAGCGCGGAGCCAGAGTCGAGTTTCAGTGCAATGTTAGGAAAATGCAGTGTTCCGACAAAGGCGAAAAAATCCTTCGAGCAACTCGTTTTCACTATCGAGGAAATGGCACCCGCGCGGAAAATCGGCACGCCTGCCAACATGCTCCACACCGTTCTTGAGGCAGTTTACGACGAGTACCTGCAGTCGAAGTTTCCCAACTACGAGGCGCGTCGGGAGGACATCAACACGCTGATGAATTTCTCCCGCCAATACGAGGACCCGGAGGAATTTCTCTCGCAACTGGCCCTGCTTAGCACGGCCGATTCCGACACCGGAAAAAAGGAAACCGACGACGATGAAATGGTCACGCTGTCGTCTATTCACCAGGCGAAAGGGCTCGAATACCAGGCCGTCTTCGTCATCTGGATGACCGACGGCATGTTTCCCAGCAGCCGCGCGCTCGACAACCTCGAAAACATCGAGGAGGAACGCCGCCTTTTCTACGTAGCGGTCACTCGCGCGAAAGATGAACTTTATCTAACCTACCCCGGCATGAGGCTCAATGCGGGTTACGGCGAAATGTGGCAGCGTCCCTCGCGTTTCCTCGGCGAAATTCCGGAGGAACTTCTCGAACCCTGGGAAGTCGGCTTCTAA
- a CDS encoding 4-alpha-glucanotransferase produces MHLNPENKIAGVLAPVFALRSANDLGVGDVASLRDLVDWAAETGFRIVQILPINETGGDNSPYNAISSVALDITTLEVSPQTIPDLTKSAYSLVLKDFDLEELKEGAVNYTEVKKLKHALLNKAFTRFVSHEEKVQSPRALEFSNFCELQRTWLGDYAFFRVLADRNSSERWNTWPQEHTTLVAAKDWVQTLTARTQKDFFLRLRYYQYVQWIAFSQWKVLHAYCESKDITLMGDVPFGVSYYSADVWADRESFHLDWSGGAPPEPFFKDDPFTAKWGQNWGIPLYNWDVMRGNNFRWWRQRVRMVRELLDLFRIDHVLGCYRIYAFPWRPVENSEFLSLSNEEAAGRTGGRLPGFKPRDDNNDDNKRANREEGDALLRVLLEETGEFRLIGEDLGSVPDYVRPNLQSLNIAGFKIPQWEHDWHGEFTRGEHYERVSVATYATHDHEPIRSLWESWSANIRENNADAENSRQEMHRMMRYCNLGTDHGWPEYSPEIHNAMLEALFRSNSWQAICMVTDLFGFTTRFNVPGAISASNWSNRIEIPVEKWKSDPVLGPQTKVLSNMLQETQRS; encoded by the coding sequence ATGCATCTCAATCCTGAAAACAAAATCGCCGGAGTACTAGCACCGGTCTTTGCCCTGCGCAGCGCCAACGATCTCGGCGTCGGCGACGTGGCGTCACTGCGCGACCTCGTTGACTGGGCCGCGGAAACGGGCTTTCGCATCGTGCAGATTTTACCGATCAACGAGACGGGCGGCGACAATAGTCCCTACAATGCGATCAGTTCCGTCGCGCTGGACATCACCACGCTGGAGGTGAGTCCGCAGACGATTCCCGATCTAACCAAGTCAGCTTACAGTCTGGTGCTGAAGGATTTCGATCTGGAGGAACTCAAGGAAGGCGCGGTGAATTACACCGAAGTCAAAAAGTTGAAGCACGCGCTGCTGAACAAGGCGTTCACGCGCTTTGTTAGTCATGAGGAGAAAGTGCAGTCGCCGCGCGCGCTGGAGTTTTCCAACTTCTGCGAGCTACAGCGCACCTGGCTCGGGGACTACGCTTTTTTCCGCGTGCTGGCGGATCGCAACAGCAGCGAACGCTGGAACACCTGGCCGCAGGAACATACCACGCTCGTCGCCGCCAAAGATTGGGTGCAGACCCTGACAGCTCGCACTCAGAAGGATTTTTTTCTGCGCCTCCGCTATTACCAATACGTGCAATGGATCGCGTTTTCCCAATGGAAAGTGCTGCACGCCTACTGCGAGTCGAAAGACATCACATTGATGGGCGATGTGCCTTTCGGTGTTAGCTATTACAGCGCCGACGTCTGGGCCGACCGCGAGTCGTTTCACCTCGACTGGTCGGGCGGCGCGCCGCCGGAGCCGTTTTTCAAGGACGATCCATTTACCGCCAAGTGGGGCCAGAACTGGGGCATCCCGCTCTATAACTGGGACGTGATGCGCGGGAATAATTTCCGCTGGTGGCGGCAGCGCGTGCGCATGGTTAGAGAATTGTTAGATCTGTTCCGGATCGATCACGTGTTAGGTTGTTATCGCATCTATGCTTTCCCCTGGCGCCCTGTGGAAAATTCGGAGTTTCTGTCGCTGTCGAATGAAGAGGCCGCGGGTCGCACCGGGGGAAGACTTCCCGGTTTCAAACCGCGAGATGACAACAACGATGACAACAAGCGCGCCAACCGTGAGGAGGGCGATGCGTTGCTGCGCGTGTTGTTAGAAGAAACCGGCGAGTTCCGTTTGATTGGCGAGGATCTCGGCTCGGTGCCCGACTACGTTCGTCCCAACCTGCAATCGCTCAACATCGCCGGCTTCAAAATTCCCCAATGGGAGCACGACTGGCATGGCGAATTTACCCGGGGCGAACACTACGAGCGCGTCTCTGTCGCCACTTACGCGACGCACGACCACGAGCCGATTCGCTCCCTCTGGGAAAGCTGGAGTGCTAACATTCGCGAGAATAATGCGGACGCAGAAAACAGCCGCCAGGAAATGCATCGCATGATGCGTTATTGCAACCTCGGCACCGATCACGGCTGGCCGGAATATTCCCCGGAGATCCACAACGCGATGTTAGAAGCGCTCTTTCGCTCCAACTCGTGGCAGGCGATCTGCATGGTCACCGATCTGTTTGGATTTACCACCCGCTTCAACGTCCCCGGCGCGATCTCTGCCTCGAATTGGAGCAATCGAATTGAGATCCCCGTGGAAAAATGGAAGTCCGATCCGGTGCTGGGACCGCAAACCAAAGTGCTGTCTAACATGCTCCAGGAAACACAGCGGAGTTAG